A stretch of Dyella sp. BiH032 DNA encodes these proteins:
- a CDS encoding peptidylprolyl isomerase: protein MKAGKDKVISLHYTLAVGGEKVESSLDRNEPLWVLLGHGQLIPGLEKALEGHEAGESLQVEVTPEEGYGERQEGQIQRVPKKYFQNGAKLKVGDTTVLALKQGGHRVVTVHKVGMSAVDVDLNHPMAGKTLNFDVTINEVRDGTEEEIQHGHAHPPGAEAH, encoded by the coding sequence ATGAAGGCTGGCAAGGACAAGGTCATCTCGCTCCACTACACCCTGGCGGTAGGCGGCGAGAAGGTGGAGAGCTCGCTCGATCGCAACGAGCCGCTGTGGGTGCTGCTGGGCCACGGCCAGCTGATCCCCGGTCTGGAGAAGGCGCTGGAAGGCCACGAAGCCGGCGAGAGCCTGCAGGTGGAAGTGACGCCGGAAGAAGGCTACGGCGAGCGCCAGGAAGGCCAGATCCAGCGCGTGCCGAAGAAGTATTTCCAGAACGGCGCCAAGCTGAAGGTGGGCGACACCACCGTGCTGGCGCTGAAGCAGGGCGGCCACCGCGTGGTCACCGTGCACAAGGTCGGCATGTCCGCGGTCGACGTGGACCTCAACCATCCGATGGCCGGCAAGACGCTGAACTTCGACGTGACCATCAACGAAGTGCGCGACGGCACCGAGGAAGAGATCCAGCACGGCCACGCGCATCCGCCGGGTGCCGAGGCGCACTGA
- a CDS encoding MarR family transcriptional regulator, which translates to MKNATTPSLLLDQQFCFALYAASRAVTAAYRPLLEEIGLTYPQYVTMLVLWEQDGLTVRELGRRLQLDSGTLTPLLKRLQQSGLVSRERRRSDEREVEIRLTPQGRALRAQAERVPACLATRLNASPEDMLRLRDELKQLAAGIHRSTNV; encoded by the coding sequence ATGAAGAACGCAACGACCCCGTCACTGCTCCTGGACCAGCAATTCTGCTTCGCGCTGTACGCCGCCTCCCGCGCCGTCACCGCCGCGTACCGGCCATTGCTGGAGGAGATCGGCCTGACCTACCCGCAGTACGTGACCATGCTGGTGCTGTGGGAACAGGACGGGTTGACCGTTCGGGAGCTGGGGCGCCGCCTGCAACTGGACTCCGGCACCCTGACGCCGCTGCTCAAGCGCCTGCAGCAGTCCGGACTGGTCAGCCGCGAACGCCGCCGCAGCGACGAGCGCGAAGTGGAAATCCGCCTCACCCCGCAAGGCCGCGCGCTGCGCGCCCAGGCCGAACGGGTGCCCGCATGCCTTGCGACCCGGCTGAACGCCAGTCCCGAGGACATGCTCCGACTCCGCGACGAGCTCAAACAGCTCGCCGCCGGCATCCACCGCTCCACCAACGTTTGA
- the can gene encoding carbonate dehydratase: MSEATPLNPSLKDLIDSNRRWSAKVRGEDPHFFERLAQQQAPKYLWIGCSDSRVPANQIVGLPPGEIFVQRNVANVVSHTDLNCLSTIQFAVDVLKVEHILVVGHYGCGGVQAVLDDRRLGLVDNWLRHVADVAQQHSGLLASLDLMQLRNTRLCELNAIEQVVNVCHTTIVMDAWERGQKLSVHAWCYSLFDGHVNDLGLHVSSREQLRPAYENALHRLTTEPVVPR; encoded by the coding sequence ATGTCCGAGGCCACTCCCTTGAACCCTTCGTTGAAAGACCTGATCGACAGCAACCGCCGCTGGTCGGCGAAAGTGCGCGGCGAAGATCCGCACTTCTTCGAGCGCCTCGCGCAGCAGCAGGCGCCCAAGTACCTCTGGATCGGCTGCTCGGATTCGCGCGTGCCGGCCAACCAGATCGTCGGCCTGCCACCGGGCGAGATCTTCGTCCAGCGCAACGTTGCGAACGTGGTCTCGCATACCGACCTGAACTGCCTGAGTACCATCCAGTTCGCGGTAGACGTGCTGAAGGTGGAACACATCCTGGTGGTCGGCCACTACGGCTGCGGCGGCGTGCAGGCGGTGCTGGACGATCGCCGGCTGGGCCTCGTGGACAACTGGCTGCGCCATGTGGCCGACGTCGCCCAGCAGCATTCCGGCCTGCTCGCCTCGCTCGATCTCATGCAGCTGCGCAATACACGCCTGTGCGAACTCAACGCCATCGAGCAGGTGGTCAACGTCTGCCACACCACCATCGTGATGGACGCGTGGGAGCGCGGGCAGAAGCTGTCGGTGCACGCGTGGTGTTACAGCCTGTTCGATGGCCACGTGAACGACCTGGGCCTGCACGTCAGCTCGCGCGAGCAGCTGCGCCCGGCCTATGAGAATGCACTGCACCGCCTCACCACCGAACCGGTGGTGCCGCGATGA
- a CDS encoding class I SAM-dependent methyltransferase → MERLSRHRIAGYYDGHIQRGYVRGKLASDPVYAAAAEAIDGADLPLLDIGCGIGLLGLYLHARGALPRYVGLDHDERKIAEGRVAVRRAGLEHAMELCTADASALPDMLGHVALLDMLHYLPRDAQAALLEAAVGRLAPGGALVIRSVLRDGSWRFQVTRAEEVWLRVSGRIRGGAQHYPTEAELRAPLERAGLTVNTGPLFGRTPFNSYLLVARRPR, encoded by the coding sequence ATGGAACGCCTCTCGCGCCACCGCATCGCCGGCTATTACGACGGCCATATCCAGCGCGGCTACGTCCGCGGCAAGCTCGCCTCCGATCCGGTCTACGCGGCTGCCGCGGAAGCCATCGACGGCGCCGACCTGCCGCTGCTCGATATCGGCTGCGGCATCGGCCTGCTCGGCCTGTACCTGCACGCGCGCGGGGCGCTGCCGCGCTACGTCGGACTCGATCATGACGAGCGCAAGATCGCCGAAGGCCGCGTGGCGGTACGCCGCGCCGGGCTGGAGCATGCGATGGAACTGTGCACGGCCGACGCTTCCGCATTACCGGACATGCTGGGCCATGTCGCCTTGCTCGACATGCTCCATTACCTGCCTCGCGACGCCCAAGCTGCCCTGCTCGAAGCCGCCGTCGGTCGCCTCGCGCCGGGCGGCGCGCTGGTGATCCGCAGCGTGCTGCGCGACGGCAGTTGGCGTTTCCAGGTCACGCGGGCCGAGGAGGTCTGGCTGCGCGTCAGCGGCCGCATCCGCGGCGGCGCACAGCACTACCCCACGGAAGCGGAGCTGCGCGCCCCGCTGGAACGGGCCGGCTTGACCGTGAACACGGGCCCGCTGTTCGGCCGCACGCCCTTCAACAGCTACCTCCTGGTGGCGCGCCGCCCGCGCTGA
- the gorA gene encoding glutathione-disulfide reductase → MADTYDLIVLGAGSGGLAASFRAARHGARVAMLDPGALGGTCVNVGCVPKKSLWFAAQIAHAMQLAGPYGFDGGTGVLDWERFRQRRLAYIDGIKQRYEERLAAAGVQWLREAGRFVAPDTIATESGAELRAPRIVIATGARPQSPPLPGFELGLLSDDMFTLRELPRRMAIVGGGYIAVEFAGLLRALGSEVTLHVRERLLRTFDAEMVSCLEEHMRTQGITLATGARIAGARREGDAIVLEDDACGAQGPYDAVLWALGRVPNTGRLDLDAAGVQRDDKGHVLTDAWQNTNVPGIAALGDVTGRLALTPVAVAAARRLADRWFGGMNEAKLDYDDVPSVVFAEPPLAAVGLTEAQARERFGDEAVRVYRSRFTPMQWALAGLHGQSVMKLVCVGVDERIAGVHVLGPGADEMLQGFAVAVKMGACKRDLEATVAIHPSSAEELVLMS, encoded by the coding sequence ATGGCCGATACCTACGACCTGATCGTGCTGGGCGCGGGTTCCGGCGGCCTGGCGGCGTCGTTCCGCGCGGCCAGGCACGGGGCGCGCGTGGCGATGCTGGACCCTGGCGCGCTGGGCGGCACCTGCGTCAACGTCGGTTGCGTGCCGAAGAAATCGCTGTGGTTCGCCGCGCAGATCGCGCATGCCATGCAGCTCGCCGGCCCGTACGGTTTCGATGGCGGCACGGGCGTGCTGGACTGGGAACGGTTCCGGCAGCGGCGCCTCGCCTACATCGACGGCATCAAGCAGCGCTACGAAGAGCGTCTCGCCGCCGCCGGCGTGCAGTGGCTGCGCGAAGCAGGGCGTTTCGTCGCGCCCGACACGATTGCCACGGAGAGCGGCGCCGAACTGCGTGCGCCACGGATCGTGATCGCCACCGGCGCAAGGCCCCAATCTCCGCCGCTGCCGGGTTTCGAACTGGGCCTGCTTTCGGACGACATGTTCACGCTGCGCGAACTGCCGCGGCGGATGGCGATCGTGGGCGGCGGCTACATCGCCGTGGAGTTTGCGGGCCTGCTGCGTGCGCTGGGCAGTGAAGTGACGCTGCACGTACGCGAGCGCCTGCTGCGGACGTTCGATGCGGAGATGGTCTCCTGTCTCGAAGAGCACATGCGCACGCAGGGCATCACCCTCGCCACCGGCGCCCGTATTGCGGGTGCCCGTCGCGAGGGCGACGCCATCGTGCTCGAAGACGATGCCTGCGGTGCGCAAGGTCCCTACGATGCGGTGCTGTGGGCGCTGGGGCGCGTGCCCAACACCGGGCGCCTGGATCTGGACGCGGCCGGCGTGCAGCGCGACGACAAGGGGCACGTGCTCACCGATGCCTGGCAGAACACCAACGTGCCGGGTATCGCGGCCTTGGGCGACGTCACCGGACGCCTGGCGCTGACGCCGGTAGCGGTAGCGGCGGCGCGGCGACTGGCCGATCGCTGGTTCGGCGGCATGAACGAGGCGAAGCTCGACTACGATGACGTGCCCAGCGTGGTCTTTGCCGAACCGCCGCTGGCCGCGGTGGGATTGACCGAAGCACAGGCGCGCGAGCGCTTCGGCGACGAGGCCGTGCGGGTCTATCGCAGCCGCTTCACGCCCATGCAGTGGGCCCTGGCCGGCCTGCACGGGCAGAGCGTGATGAAACTGGTCTGCGTCGGCGTGGACGAACGCATCGCCGGCGTGCACGTGCTCGGCCCCGGCGCGGATGAGATGCTGCAGGGCTTCGCCGTGGCGGTGAAGATGGGCGCCTGCAAGCGCGACCTGGAGGCCACGGTGGCGATCCACCCCAGCTCGGCCGAAGAACTCGTGCTGATGTCCTGA
- a CDS encoding organic hydroperoxide resistance protein: protein MSNGTISKILYTATATAHGGREGHIKSSDGVLDFDLKVPKELGGPGGAGSNPEQLFAAGYAACFEGAVRYVAREQKVALKDASVTAQVGIGPREPTGFGIAVKLEVSLPGIDREVAQKLVDTAHSDICPYSHATRGNVDVQITLA from the coding sequence ATGAGCAACGGCACGATCAGCAAGATCCTCTACACCGCTACCGCTACCGCCCACGGTGGCCGCGAAGGCCATATCAAGAGCAGCGACGGCGTGCTCGACTTCGACCTGAAGGTGCCGAAGGAACTCGGCGGCCCGGGCGGTGCGGGCAGCAATCCGGAACAGCTGTTCGCCGCCGGCTATGCGGCTTGCTTCGAGGGCGCGGTGCGTTACGTCGCCCGCGAGCAGAAGGTCGCGCTGAAGGACGCCTCCGTTACCGCGCAGGTGGGCATCGGCCCGCGCGAACCGACCGGCTTCGGCATCGCGGTGAAGCTGGAAGTAAGCCTGCCGGGCATCGACCGCGAAGTCGCGCAGAAGCTGGTCGATACCGCGCATAGCGACATCTGCCCCTACTCTCATGCCACCCGCGGCAACGTAGACGTGCAGATCACGCTGGCCTGA
- the hutG gene encoding N-formylglutamate deformylase: METFTLHQGSAPLLISLPHDGSFIPDDLAARLRPAARRAPDTDWHVGRLYQPLAEVLGASLIRPHASRYVVDLNRPSDGHALYPGQRETGLVSTVGFDGEPLYLDGQEPDAAEIQQRINAYWRPYHQALAHEIARLREMYGRVVVWEGHSIRSRVPMLFDGQLPDLNLGTADGASCAPALQDKLAACLKAQSDYSFVVNGRFKGGYITRHYAAPQQGVQAVQLELAQLNYMDEESFAYDEAKAARLQPTMLALLRLCLD, translated from the coding sequence ATGGAAACCTTCACTCTGCACCAGGGCAGCGCCCCGCTGCTGATCAGCCTGCCGCATGACGGCAGCTTCATTCCCGACGACCTCGCCGCGCGCCTGCGGCCCGCCGCACGCCGCGCGCCGGATACCGACTGGCACGTGGGACGCTTGTACCAGCCGCTTGCGGAAGTGCTGGGCGCGAGCTTGATTCGTCCCCACGCATCGCGTTACGTGGTGGATCTCAACCGGCCGTCCGACGGCCATGCGCTGTATCCGGGGCAGCGCGAAACCGGTCTGGTCTCTACCGTCGGTTTCGATGGCGAGCCGCTGTACCTGGACGGGCAGGAGCCGGACGCGGCGGAAATTCAACAACGGATAAACGCCTATTGGCGTCCTTACCACCAGGCGCTCGCGCACGAAATTGCGAGGCTGCGCGAGATGTACGGGCGTGTCGTGGTGTGGGAAGGGCATTCGATCCGCAGCCGCGTGCCCATGCTCTTCGACGGACAATTGCCCGATCTCAACCTGGGCACTGCGGACGGCGCCAGTTGCGCGCCCGCCTTGCAGGACAAGCTGGCGGCGTGCCTGAAGGCGCAGTCCGACTACAGTTTCGTCGTGAACGGGCGCTTCAAGGGCGGCTACATCACGCGGCATTACGCGGCGCCCCAACAGGGCGTGCAGGCGGTGCAGCTCGAACTGGCGCAGCTCAACTACATGGACGAGGAGAGCTTCGCCTACGACGAGGCAAAAGCCGCGCGCCTGCAGCCGACGATGCTTGCGTTGCTGCGCCTTTGCCTGGATTAA
- a CDS encoding RidA family protein, with protein MSGGVVRTSAAPAPVGAYPHARRVGDLLFLSGVGPRMPGGNAVPGNVHDAEGRLISYDFEAQCRQVFANVRAVLEASGARWEDLVDVTVYLTDMARDFPAYNRLYAEYFAGVDACRTTLGVTALPTPIAIELKCIAALPSGRPAMQD; from the coding sequence ATGAGCGGCGGCGTGGTGCGTACCAGCGCCGCGCCTGCGCCGGTCGGCGCCTATCCGCACGCGCGCCGGGTAGGCGACCTGTTGTTCCTTTCCGGCGTCGGCCCGCGCATGCCCGGCGGCAACGCCGTGCCGGGCAACGTGCACGACGCCGAGGGACGCCTCATCAGCTACGACTTCGAGGCGCAGTGTCGCCAGGTGTTCGCCAACGTGCGCGCCGTGCTGGAAGCGAGCGGCGCGCGCTGGGAGGACCTGGTCGACGTGACTGTCTACCTCACCGACATGGCGCGCGACTTCCCCGCCTACAACAGGCTTTACGCCGAGTACTTCGCTGGCGTCGACGCCTGCCGCACCACGCTGGGCGTCACCGCCCTGCCCACGCCGATCGCCATCGAACTGAAATGCATCGCCGCGCTGCCGTCGGGCAGGCCGGCCATGCAGGACTGA
- a CDS encoding SDR family oxidoreductase, translating to MQLDLSGRHALVCGASQGIGRAAAIELARLGANVTVLARSAETLKALAAELPRIHASQQHRWQAADMLDTARLLTAATDAAAAEPVQILVNNTGGPPGGSAHTAEAAAFEAAFRQHVLAGQALVQAVLPGMRASGYGRIVNVISTSVREPIPGLGVSNTIRAAVAAWAKTLSGELAADGITVNNVLPGYTRTARLDGLVETQSAGTGRSREELERGMLAMVPAGRFGEPEEVAAVIAFLCTPAAGYVNGVSIAVDGGRTRALA from the coding sequence ATGCAGCTGGATCTGAGCGGGCGTCATGCCCTGGTCTGCGGCGCATCCCAAGGCATCGGCCGCGCCGCCGCCATCGAACTGGCGCGCCTGGGCGCCAACGTCACCGTGCTGGCCCGTTCCGCCGAGACGCTCAAGGCGCTCGCCGCCGAGCTGCCGCGAATCCATGCATCCCAGCAGCACCGCTGGCAAGCGGCCGACATGCTGGATACCGCGCGCCTGCTCACCGCCGCGACCGACGCCGCGGCGGCCGAACCGGTGCAGATCCTGGTCAACAACACCGGCGGCCCTCCTGGCGGCTCCGCGCACACCGCCGAAGCCGCCGCCTTCGAAGCCGCCTTCCGCCAGCACGTGCTCGCCGGACAGGCGCTGGTGCAGGCGGTGTTGCCTGGCATGCGCGCCAGCGGCTACGGCCGCATCGTGAATGTCATTTCGACATCGGTGCGAGAACCCATCCCCGGGCTTGGCGTATCCAACACGATCCGCGCCGCGGTGGCCGCCTGGGCCAAGACCCTGTCCGGCGAACTCGCCGCCGACGGCATCACCGTCAACAACGTGCTGCCCGGCTACACCCGCACCGCCCGGCTCGATGGCTTGGTCGAGACCCAATCGGCCGGAACCGGCCGCAGCCGCGAGGAGCTCGAGCGCGGCATGCTCGCCATGGTTCCCGCCGGCCGGTTCGGTGAACCGGAGGAAGTCGCCGCAGTGATCGCCTTCCTGTGTACGCCGGCGGCCGGCTACGTCAATGGCGTGAGCATCGCGGTGGACGGCGGCCGCACACGCGCGCTGGCGTGA
- a CDS encoding MFS transporter: MRLLAPLRELDSTQRHTVLASFLGWTLDAFDYFLLTFVIVAVSKEFHADKAQVLYGLFLTLAARPVGALLFGRLADRYGRRPILMVDVLLFSLFELATAFAPSLTAFLVLRFLFGVAMGGEWGLGASLAMESIPPRARGLVSGLLQSGYPCGFFLGALVNWLLVDHIGWRGLFVVGAAPALLVLYIRASVPESPVWEAGRDERAKRGLFEQMRGHWKLAFYLILLMAAFNMFSHGSQDLYHTFEEETLHLPTGSGVAFLLVAMLNLGAMVGGLGFGALSERIGRRRAMITAALLAIPVIPLWMYGGSIFWLAVGAFLIQVMVQGAWGVVPTHLNELSPDAVRGTLPGVAYQLGNLLAAYTANAQNLISEWRGGDLAFAMSAWIAGIALLLALLVWLGPEAHGVGFGGMGFGGGRRSG, from the coding sequence ATGCGGCTGCTTGCGCCCTTGCGTGAACTGGATTCCACCCAGCGCCACACGGTGCTGGCGAGTTTCCTCGGCTGGACGCTGGATGCGTTCGACTACTTTTTGTTGACGTTTGTGATCGTCGCGGTGTCGAAGGAATTTCACGCCGACAAGGCGCAGGTGCTCTATGGCCTGTTCCTGACGCTTGCGGCGCGGCCAGTGGGCGCGCTGTTGTTCGGGCGCCTGGCCGACCGCTACGGGAGGCGGCCGATCCTGATGGTGGACGTGCTGCTGTTCTCGTTGTTCGAGCTCGCCACCGCGTTCGCGCCGTCGCTGACCGCGTTCCTCGTACTGCGCTTCCTGTTCGGCGTGGCCATGGGCGGGGAATGGGGATTGGGGGCGTCGCTGGCGATGGAAAGCATCCCGCCGCGGGCGCGAGGCCTGGTGTCGGGCCTGCTGCAGAGCGGCTATCCCTGCGGCTTCTTCCTCGGCGCGCTGGTGAACTGGCTGCTGGTGGACCACATCGGCTGGCGCGGCCTGTTCGTGGTGGGAGCGGCGCCGGCGCTGCTGGTGCTCTACATCCGCGCAAGCGTGCCGGAATCGCCGGTATGGGAGGCGGGGCGCGACGAGCGCGCCAAGCGCGGGCTGTTCGAGCAGATGCGCGGCCATTGGAAATTGGCCTTCTATCTGATCCTGCTGATGGCTGCGTTCAACATGTTCAGCCACGGCTCCCAGGACCTCTATCACACCTTCGAAGAAGAGACGCTGCACCTGCCGACGGGCTCCGGCGTGGCCTTCCTGCTGGTGGCCATGCTCAACCTGGGAGCGATGGTGGGCGGCCTCGGCTTCGGCGCGCTGTCGGAGCGGATCGGGCGGCGCCGGGCGATGATCACGGCCGCGCTGCTGGCCATACCGGTCATTCCCCTGTGGATGTACGGCGGATCGATATTCTGGCTGGCCGTGGGCGCGTTCCTAATCCAGGTGATGGTGCAGGGCGCCTGGGGCGTGGTGCCCACCCACCTCAACGAGCTGTCGCCCGACGCCGTGCGCGGCACGTTGCCAGGCGTGGCGTACCAGCTCGGAAACCTGCTGGCGGCTTATACGGCCAACGCGCAGAACCTGATCAGCGAATGGCGCGGCGGGGACCTGGCCTTCGCCATGAGCGCCTGGATCGCCGGCATCGCCCTGCTGCTGGCCCTGCTGGTATGGCTGGGGCCGGAGGCGCACGGCGTGGGGTTCGGCGGCATGGGGTTCGGCGGTGGCCGGCGGTCCGGCTAG
- a CDS encoding FAD-dependent oxidoreductase, translating into MDASRSDVLILGGGVIGLACAYYLLKAGATVRVLEQGTPGSGSSHGNCGTITPSHAAPLAMPGMVGVALRSMFRADAPLYLNPRPDLARLRWLLGFARHCNWRDFERATLARSAILQRSRGLLEALVRDERLDCEFVPGGELYVYRGQAQMAADERHHAQVLDRLGIEVRRMRGAEVEAAEPALLPGVAGGLFHPGDAQLRPNRYVAELARRVRELGGTIESGARIDQFGLDGGRISHVRTTRGVFRGDRIVMALGAWSPLLGRLLDLRLPMQPGKGYSITYTRPAQAPRHALVLREAAVCVTTWGSGYRLGSTMEFSGYAEGLNRTRLDALRRGAAVALREPEGPEVVEEWWGWRPMSMDEIPLIGQSTRWSNLLLATAHGMLGVSMSAATGELVAALAGRGDPAIDPSPYAPARFGL; encoded by the coding sequence ATGGATGCTTCCCGCAGCGATGTACTGATCCTTGGCGGCGGCGTGATCGGCCTCGCCTGTGCCTATTACCTGCTGAAGGCCGGCGCTACGGTGCGCGTGCTGGAGCAGGGGACGCCGGGTTCCGGCAGCTCCCACGGCAATTGCGGCACCATCACGCCGAGCCACGCGGCGCCGCTGGCCATGCCGGGCATGGTGGGCGTGGCGCTGCGCTCCATGTTCCGCGCCGACGCGCCGCTCTATCTCAATCCTCGCCCCGATCTGGCCCGCCTGCGCTGGCTGCTGGGTTTCGCTCGGCACTGCAACTGGCGCGATTTCGAGCGCGCCACGCTCGCGCGCTCGGCGATCCTGCAGCGGTCGCGTGGCCTGCTGGAGGCGCTGGTGCGCGACGAGCGGCTCGATTGCGAGTTCGTGCCCGGTGGCGAGCTATATGTCTACCGTGGCCAGGCGCAGATGGCGGCGGACGAACGCCATCATGCGCAGGTGCTGGACCGGTTGGGCATCGAAGTGCGGCGCATGCGTGGCGCCGAGGTGGAGGCCGCCGAACCGGCCTTGCTTCCCGGCGTCGCCGGCGGGCTGTTTCATCCGGGCGACGCACAGCTGCGGCCGAATCGCTATGTGGCGGAGCTGGCACGGCGCGTGCGCGAGCTTGGCGGCACCATCGAAAGCGGAGCGCGCATCGACCAGTTCGGCCTGGACGGTGGCCGCATCTCGCACGTGCGCACCACGCGGGGCGTGTTCCGCGGCGATCGCATCGTGATGGCTCTGGGGGCATGGTCGCCGCTGCTTGGGCGCCTGCTGGATCTGCGCCTGCCGATGCAGCCGGGCAAGGGATATTCGATCACCTACACGCGGCCGGCCCAGGCGCCGCGCCACGCGCTGGTGCTGCGCGAGGCGGCCGTCTGCGTCACCACCTGGGGCAGCGGCTACCGGCTCGGCAGCACGATGGAGTTCTCCGGCTATGCGGAGGGGCTGAATCGCACGCGCCTGGACGCGCTGCGCCGTGGCGCGGCCGTCGCACTGCGCGAGCCGGAAGGGCCGGAGGTGGTCGAAGAGTGGTGGGGTTGGCGGCCTATGAGCATGGACGAGATCCCGCTCATCGGCCAGAGCACCCGCTGGTCCAACCTGCTGCTGGCGACCGCGCACGGCATGCTGGGCGTGAGCATGTCCGCGGCTACTGGCGAGCTGGTGGCCGCACTGGCGGGGCGGGGCGATCCGGCGATCGATCCATCGCCTTACGCACCGGCCCGGTTCGGCCTTTGA
- a CDS encoding C40 family peptidase, whose product MRQAPAAPNFRTPARPFALRHAMLALMLLLLAACSSAPRRPQPTYKESRSSLANLPARAPEGAAGTANDVLFRAIALVGTPYRWGGNTPDGGFDCSGLVDYIYRQAAGLQLPRTSREMSAMDGHRVGTMSDLVSGDLVFFGNRGNISHVGVYVGKGRFVHAPNSGGTVRLDDIDGPYWKDHFAFGKRLLD is encoded by the coding sequence ATGCGCCAGGCTCCCGCCGCCCCGAACTTCCGCACGCCAGCCCGGCCGTTCGCGCTGCGGCACGCGATGCTGGCGCTGATGCTCCTGCTGCTCGCCGCCTGCTCCAGCGCGCCGCGGCGTCCCCAACCCACGTACAAGGAATCCCGCTCTTCGCTCGCGAACCTTCCGGCGCGCGCACCCGAGGGCGCGGCGGGCACGGCCAACGACGTGCTGTTCCGGGCGATCGCCCTGGTCGGCACGCCCTACCGCTGGGGCGGCAATACGCCGGATGGCGGCTTCGACTGCAGCGGCCTGGTCGACTACATCTACCGCCAGGCCGCCGGCCTGCAGCTGCCGCGGACCTCGCGGGAGATGTCGGCCATGGACGGGCACCGGGTGGGCACCATGAGCGACTTGGTGAGCGGCGACCTGGTGTTCTTCGGCAATCGCGGGAACATCAGCCACGTCGGCGTCTACGTGGGCAAGGGGCGCTTCGTGCATGCGCCCAACAGCGGCGGCACCGTCCGCCTGGACGATATCGACGGTCCCTACTGGAAGGACCACTTCGCCTTCGGCAAACGGCTGCTGGACTGA
- a CDS encoding aldehyde dehydrogenase: MPNLRLANLIDGRLQAPRQERWLDVFEPATGAVFAQCPDSSAEDVDFAVAAAQRAAPAWASTPAEQRARLLNRLADLIEARLDAFAALESRDSGKPLSLARSLDIPRAVSNLRYFAAAVVPWSSESHAMELGAINYTLRQPLGVVGCISPWNLPLYLFTWKIAPALAAGNAVVAKPSEITPCTAALLGELSIETGFPAGVLNIVQGRGPTVGQAIVEHRGVKAVSFTGSTRTGAQIAAAAAPQFKKVSLELGGKNPAIVFADADLGDANLDTIVRSGFANQGEICLCGSRLLVQRSIYDSFRARYLERVRALRVGDPGDAGTDLGALVSREHFDKVMACIAQARAEGGQVACGGEALALPGALSGGWYVAPTVIEGLGPDAVTNQQEIFGPVVSLIPFDDEEEAIAIANGTGYGLAASFWTGDLARAHRVASRLDFGIVWINCWLLRDLRTPFGGTKQSGLGREGGVEALRFFTEPKNVCIRY, encoded by the coding sequence ATGCCCAACCTGCGCCTCGCCAACCTGATCGACGGTCGCCTGCAGGCGCCGCGCCAGGAACGCTGGCTCGACGTGTTCGAGCCGGCCACCGGCGCGGTTTTCGCGCAATGTCCCGACTCCTCCGCGGAAGACGTCGACTTCGCCGTCGCAGCAGCGCAGCGCGCGGCACCGGCATGGGCCTCGACGCCTGCCGAGCAGCGGGCACGCCTGCTGAATCGACTGGCCGACCTGATCGAAGCGCGTCTTGATGCTTTCGCCGCACTGGAATCGCGCGACAGCGGCAAGCCGCTGAGCCTCGCCCGCAGCCTCGACATTCCCCGTGCGGTGAGCAACCTGCGCTACTTCGCCGCCGCCGTCGTGCCGTGGAGCAGCGAATCGCACGCCATGGAACTAGGTGCGATCAATTACACGCTGCGCCAGCCCCTCGGCGTGGTGGGCTGCATCAGCCCGTGGAACCTGCCGCTGTACCTGTTCACGTGGAAGATCGCGCCGGCGCTCGCCGCCGGCAACGCGGTGGTCGCCAAGCCATCGGAGATCACGCCCTGCACCGCGGCGCTGCTCGGCGAACTGAGCATCGAGACGGGCTTCCCCGCGGGCGTGCTGAATATCGTGCAGGGCCGCGGCCCCACGGTGGGCCAGGCGATCGTCGAGCACCGCGGCGTGAAGGCAGTGTCCTTCACCGGCAGCACGCGGACCGGCGCGCAGATCGCCGCGGCCGCCGCGCCCCAGTTCAAGAAGGTATCGCTCGAACTGGGTGGCAAGAACCCGGCCATCGTCTTTGCCGATGCGGACCTCGGCGACGCCAACCTCGACACCATCGTGCGTTCCGGCTTCGCCAACCAGGGCGAGATCTGTCTGTGCGGTTCGCGCCTGCTGGTGCAGCGATCGATCTACGACAGCTTCCGCGCGCGCTACCTGGAGCGCGTACGCGCCCTGCGCGTGGGCGATCCGGGCGACGCCGGCACCGACCTCGGCGCGCTCGTCTCGCGCGAACACTTCGACAAGGTGATGGCCTGCATCGCCCAGGCCCGCGCCGAAGGCGGCCAGGTGGCCTGCGGCGGAGAGGCGCTCGCCCTGCCGGGCGCGCTGTCGGGCGGCTGGTACGTCGCGCCCACGGTCATCGAAGGCCTCGGTCCCGATGCCGTCACCAACCAGCAGGAGATCTTCGGGCCGGTGGTCAGCCTGATACCGTTCGACGACGAAGAAGAGGCCATCGCCATCGCCAACGGCACGGGCTACGGCCTGGCCGCCTCGTTCTGGACCGGCGACCTGGCGCGCGCGCATCGCGTCGCTTCCCGCCTCGACTTCGGCATCGTCTGGATCAATTGCTGGCTGTTGCGCGACCTGCGCACGCCGTTCGGCGGCACCAAACAATCCGGCCTGGGCCGCGAGGGCGGCGTCGAAGCGCTGCGCTTCTTCACCGAACCCAAGAACGTCTGCATTCGCTACTGA